The following are from one region of the Desulfobulbaceae bacterium genome:
- the thiC gene encoding phosphomethylpyrimidine synthase ThiC codes for MSIREDALQGRMTPIFEACAKNEGVSPEFLMQGVAKGIIAIPKNNNHHFEKIMAVGQGLSTKVNANIGSSKDHQGVEQELQKLCIALKAGTDAVMDLSMGGDLNDVRREILRNCPIPLGTVPIYQSVAEVVENQKKDIGALSVDYIFDTIRQQAEDGVDFMTIHCGINRNTLERLRGQERLMGVVSRGGSFLIEWMTYNQKENPFYEHYDELLAILKKHEVTLSLGDSVRPGCLADATDAGQLQELIHLGELTQRAWDAGVQVIIEGPGHMPMDQIEANIVLQKRICRGAPFYVLGPLVTDIAPGYDHITGAIGGAIAAKAGADFLCYVTPAEHLKLPDGDDVRDGVIASKIAAHAADICKGVPGAMDRDIAMAKCRNALDWKGQIDLSLDPEKARRFREEGGTYKGDACSMCGSYCAIKVYKKATLPQRQVVE; via the coding sequence ATGAGCATACGAGAAGACGCCTTGCAGGGCAGAATGACCCCGATTTTTGAAGCTTGTGCAAAAAATGAAGGGGTAAGTCCTGAGTTTCTGATGCAAGGTGTTGCCAAGGGGATTATCGCCATCCCCAAGAACAACAACCATCATTTTGAAAAAATTATGGCCGTGGGTCAAGGCCTGTCGACCAAGGTTAATGCCAATATCGGTTCGTCTAAGGATCATCAGGGGGTTGAGCAGGAGCTGCAGAAGTTGTGCATCGCGCTTAAAGCCGGCACAGACGCGGTGATGGACCTCAGTATGGGCGGCGATTTAAACGATGTACGCCGCGAGATTTTACGAAATTGCCCAATTCCACTCGGTACCGTGCCAATTTATCAGTCGGTGGCCGAAGTGGTAGAAAACCAGAAAAAAGATATCGGCGCTCTCTCAGTCGATTATATCTTTGACACCATCCGCCAGCAGGCCGAAGACGGTGTCGATTTTATGACCATTCATTGTGGAATCAACAGAAACACTCTCGAACGGCTCCGTGGTCAGGAACGTTTGATGGGTGTGGTAAGCCGGGGAGGCTCCTTTCTTATTGAATGGATGACATACAACCAGAAGGAAAATCCTTTTTATGAGCACTATGACGAGCTTCTTGCCATCCTCAAGAAGCACGAGGTGACCTTGAGTCTGGGAGACAGCGTTCGTCCTGGCTGCTTGGCCGATGCTACCGATGCCGGACAGCTCCAGGAGTTGATTCATCTGGGCGAGTTGACGCAACGGGCTTGGGACGCCGGGGTTCAGGTTATCATTGAAGGTCCTGGGCATATGCCTATGGATCAGATTGAGGCTAATATTGTGTTGCAGAAGCGGATCTGTCGTGGCGCCCCATTTTATGTGCTGGGGCCGCTGGTAACCGATATCGCTCCCGGATATGACCATATCACCGGGGCTATCGGCGGGGCTATTGCGGCCAAGGCCGGCGCTGATTTCCTCTGTTACGTCACCCCTGCTGAGCATCTTAAGCTCCCTGATGGGGATGATGTCCGCGATGGTGTTATCGCCTCTAAGATTGCAGCCCATGCTGCCGACATCTGCAAAGGAGTTCCCGGGGCCATGGATCGTGATATCGCCATGGCAAAATGCCGTAATGCCTTAGACTGGAAAGGACAGATCGATCTGTCTCTCGATCCGGAAAAGGCTCGGCGCTTTCGTGAAGAAGGCGGCACCTACAAAGGTGATGCCTGCAGTATGTGCGGATCGTACTGCGCGATCAAGGTATACAAAAAGGCCACGTTGCCTCAGCGTCAAGTAGTTGAATAG